AGATTTATGACCAATTGAGGTGGCACCGCGATCATTCGTCCTCTATACATTTTATAAAATGTATAGAGGACTTTTAATTTGCAACGATTTCTATAAAATACAAATAATGATGAAAAATAAAAGGAGGAAATTTAAAATGGAAAAGACAAATGGATATTTCGGTGAATTTGGTGGAGCATTTGTTCCTGAAGCACTACAAAATGTTTTAGCAGAGGTAGCAGAAAATTTTTATCAATATATTGAAGATCCAGAATTTCTTCAGGAACTACAATACTATCAAAAACAATATATAGGGAGAGAAAATCCTCTTTATTATGCGGAGGGCCTAACACAAAGGATAGGTGGCGCTAAGATATACTTAAAGCGAGAAGATTTAAACCATACAGGCGCACATAAAATTAATAATGCCATCGGACAGGCATTATTGGCAAAAAAAATGAACAAAAAAAGAATTATTGCAGAGACAGGAGCTGGGCAGCATGGTGTAGCCACAGCTACAGTATGTGCTTTGATGGGATTGGATTGTACCATATATATGGGGGAAATTGACACAAAAAGACAGGAGTTAAATGTTTTTAGAATGGAGATGTTAGGTGCAAAAGTTGTGCCAGTAACCAGTGGTACAGCTACTTTGAAGGATGCTGTTGATGCAGCTTTAGAAGATTTTGTCACTAATGCTGAGGATACTTTCTATTTATTGGGATCAGCGGTAGGCCCTCATCCTTATCCTACTATGGTGCGAGAATTCCAAAGTATTATTGGCATAGAAGCCAGGAGGCAAATACTGGAGGCAGAGGGAAGACTTCCAGATTATTTAGTAGCTTGTGTTGGGGGAGGCAGTAACGCTATAGGTTTATTTCATCCATTTGTAAAGGATGAAGAAGTAAAAATCATTGGTGTAGAGCCTGCCGGTAAAGGGTTAGAGACAGAAGAGCATGCTGCTTCTATTTCAAAAGGAACAGTTGGTGTAATTCACGGATTTAAGTGCTATACATTACAGGATGAAAATGGTGAGCCTCTACCAGTTCACTCTATAGCAGCAGGTTTAGATTATCCAGGTGTTGGCCCTGAACACAGCTATTATAAATCAGTGGGCAGAGGGGAATATGTTGCTGTTACAGATGACGAGGCTTTAGATGCCTTTTTCCTGTTATCTAAGACTGAGGGAATTATTCCAGCTATTGAAAGCGCTCATGCTGTCGCTTATGCAACGAAGCTGGCAAAGGAATTATCATCAGATCAAATTATTATTGTCAACTTATCAGGAAGAGGAGATAAGGATGTTAAGCAGGTAAAAGAAATGATAGAAGACAAATAAGCTTAGCTCATAGATGAAAAAGAAACCTAAATTGAAGTGCCCTCCAAATATTAGGTAGGAATCTAATACTTGGAGGTGCAGCTTATTAACTTTAACGAGCCTGTAGAAAATTTTGTGTAAACAGATTAAGTATACTCTTTCTAGACAATAATTGAGGTAATGATAAAATACCAAAATTTTCTAGGAGGAGTATTTTTATGTCGAATATACCAAAGGAAGTATTGAAAAATTACATCAAGGAACAAAATTTTAGTAATCCAAATGAAGTATTAGCAGCCATGAAAGAAATGTTCAGGGATGTATTACAGGAAGCTTTAGAAGCAGAGATGGATGAGCAACTAGGATATGATCGATATGATATGTCCGATAAAGAAACCCCGAATAGACGAAATGGATATTCTAAGAAAACCATAAAATCAGAATTAGGACCTGTTGATCTAAATATACCAAGGGATAGACATGGGGATTATGATCCCAAAATAATACCTAAATATCAAAGGAATGTAACTGGTATAGAAGAAAAAGTAATGGCACTTTATGCTGCAGGCATGACCACTAGAGATATATCAGAGCAAATAAAAAACTTGTATGATGTGGATATTTCAGCTGATATGGTCTCTAACATAACCAACAGAATTTTACCCCTAGTCTCTGAATGGCAAAACAGACCATTAGAAAAGAGATATTCCTTCGTATTCATGGATGCAATACACTACAAAGTAAGAGAAGATAAACAAGTAGTAGTTAAAGCAGCCTACGTGGTGCTGGGTGTAAATATGGATGGAGTAAAAGAAGTCCTTGGTATTTGGATAGGAGCAAATGAGAGTAGCAAGTTCTGGCTCTCAGTCCTTAATGATCTCAAAAATAGAGGAGTACAAGAAGTCTTAATATTCTGTGTAGATGGTTTAAGTGGCTTTAAAGAAGCCATTGGAGCAGTGTATCCTTTTGCCCAAATACAGCGATGTATTATTCACCAGCTTAGGGCGAGTATGCGATATATACCCTACAAAGACAAGAAAGCATTCGTAGCAGATCTAAAGGCTGTTTATACCTCAGTGAATGAAGAAATGGCATTAGAAAATCTACTTCATGCTAAGGAAAAATGGTGCAATAAATACCCGAATGCGATTAAAAGCTGGGAAGATAATTGGGATAATATTTCAACCTTTCTAATGTTTCCAGACTATATAAGGAGGATTATGTACACTACCAATGCCATAGAAAGTCTAAACAGCCAGTTTAGAAAAGTAACTAAAACAAAACTGATATTCCCTACTGATGAAAGTCTTATGAAAATGCTATATCTAGCTACTGAAAGAGTTAGTAAGAAGTGGACTAGGGGCTATGGAGATTGGGATAGGGTACTAAGCCAACTAAATATATTATTCAAAAAAGAGGATGTTGTTTAACTTGGGGACGCTGTCCCCAAACCCCTGAGGTTTAACGCTTTTGTTCCCCCAGGAACGAAGAAAACGGGAAGTCCACTAGACTACCCGTTCCTGTAAAGAATCCTAATAACCCCTCAGGTTGCTCCTCAGCATAGCCCTACCCTGTTATTAGGAAAAACAATGTATATTCTTAGCTTTAAATGGGTAATTTATACAGCAGAACTAATTTGACAAATTACTCATCGACAAAAATCAGCATTTAAATCAAATCTTAAAGTTACTTAAGTTATTGTACTTAGAAAGAGAATACACAAAATTATTTACACTGCCACTTTAACTCTCGGCTTCAGCCTCCTGAGGCTTTAAATCATCTTCTTCAACATCCACATAGTTTTCTTTTTTCTCTTTAGAAATAAAATCTGCTTGGGGTGTAGTTTGCTTTTTTAATAGATATTCCGGCAATTGAAGTCCTGCACTGTTAAATACATCCTCAAGAGGTGGAAGGGATTGCATCATACCGGATAAAAAATTGGCGGTGGCGGTTTTTCCGCCTTCTTTTCCTCCAGTGTTATCCCACACAGTAACTTTGTCGATGTTGATGCCTTTGATGGCTTCTACTTGAATTTTAATTAGTTCTGGTAGTTTATCGGCAATCATCAACATCACTGCTTTATCTGTATCTCCTCCTGCCGCTTCCACGATTTTACTGAAACCTTCCGCTTGTTTTACAAGCATTTCCTTAGTACCTCTAGCCTCTGCATCCATTTTGGCAAAGATAGCATCAGCTTCGCCTTTAGCTTTTCTTCTAAATTCCTCTGCTTGGGCTTCTGCTTCGATCTCAAGCTTTTGTTTTTCAATCTCTGCACGAACAATAACATCCGCTTCTTTTGTAGCCTTTTCTCTTTTTGCCCTGGCTTTTTCAGCCTCTTCCTCTGCAAAATAAGCCTCTTCTAAGGCTCTTGCAGATTGAATTTTCTCGGCAGCTGTAGCTTTTCTTTCTGCCTCCGCTGCTTTTTCCCTTCTTTCCGCTTCAGAGTTGGCAATGGTAATTTTAGATCGGTTTTCTCCCTCTACAGCAGTAGCATTGGCCTCAGCAACCTGTACTCTCTGATCTCTATGGGCTTTAGCTTCACCAATAGCACCATCTCTATCCTTCTCAGCAACACTCTTTTTAGCATCATTGACAGCCTTTGCAGCCGCCTCTTTACCTAATGCATCGATATAGCCAGACTCATCATTAATATCTGTGACATTTACGTTGATTAGTCTTAAACCAATCTTTTTTAATTCAGTTTCTACATTACTGGATACAGCTTCTAAAAACTTATCTCTATCGGTATTAATTTCTTCGATGTCCATTGTAGCTATAACCAGCCTTAACTGGCCAAATATAATATCTTTGGCCAATTCCTGTATCTCTGCTAACTTTAATCCCAACAATCTTTCTGCTGCATTCTGCATAACCCCTGGTTCTGTAGAAACACCAACGGTAAACCTTGAAGGAACATCTACCCTGATGTTTTGTTTACTAAGGGCTTTTTGAAGGTTGACCTCTATTGATATGGGTGTGAGGTCTAGAAACTCATAATGCTGGATGACGGGCCATATAAAAGCGGCGCCTCCATGAATACACTTGGAAGAATTATTTCCAACTTCTCCTTGACCTACTTTACCGTATACAACTAAAACTTTATCTGATGGACATTTTTTGTATCGAGCAAACAAGGCTGCAACAGTACCAAAAATAATAACAACAATAACAGTTACAAGTATTACACCATAAGGCTGACCCATTTGTTAATCCCCTCCAGTTATTTTTTCAACCAATAAAATTCTATTGCTTAATATATCCTTCACTTGAACGACAGTACCTGTTGGAATAGCATTCTCATCATCTGTCATAGCTTCCAATTCTCTAAAAGCGTCTTGAAAAGTAATATTTACCTTTCCTATACCACTTCTTTTAGCAGGAATACGTATATATACCTGACAAGTAGCTCCTTTAGCATATTCTATTTGCATATTTCCATTATGTGTTAATTTCATTGTGAAGTAAAAAAGAACCGATACGATCAACATCATGATGATGCCTAGTAGCGTAGAGAGTAGTAAAGTAGCAGATGTGCCCATTCCTGCATTTAAAAAAGTAATTCCTGCCCATCCAAAAACAGTAAAAAAGGTGATGAAATTTCTAAGCGTGAATAAATTCAATGATGATTCAAATTCAAAGTCATTATCCAAATCTAACCCTTCTTCAATACCCTCCATCCCATCCCCATCACCTAGACCTAAAAAGGTAGCTATTAACTGTATAATAAATAAGACTGTAAAAGGAATGGCTAGATACCAGTAAATTCGTTCCAAAACAAGTGCTTCTGAAAGCCAAGCTATCAACTGGTTTACCCCCTTTCTTAAATATTTTTTTCCTAACCAACTTCGACATCCTCTACTAAAAACCTTTTTAAATTAACATATTTATTGTAAATTTTTTTAAAAGGATAGAAAATACTACTGTCAAAGCTCAGTATTAGGTAATTTTGAATTATATTTTTATCCTTCGGTGTATTGCTAAGGCTTCCCTGAATTAAGTCTCGCTTTATTTTTATGCAGCGAAACAAGGATAGTTGCTAAATATAAAGAAAAAAGTAGAAACGCCAACAACCAGAAAAGACTGAGTGGTGCATAAGAAGGAATATAAATTTCACAATTTCCCATAATTCTTTGATACTGATGCCATACTTTTAGTTCATAATATTAATGGAAAGGTACTTAAATAAAAAACAAATGGGAAGGAGAATTTTTATGGATTGGAAAAAGAAAATCATACCTGCTACATTAGCTCTAACACTTTTGGTACCAGTAGGGGTGTTTGCCAACAATAGTGCAAATACTGAAGAAAACACAAAGGATAGGGGCAAATTTCCAACAGCTATTACGAAATCAATAGGGCTTGGAGAAGAAGGTTTTGGCAAAAACATAGAGCTTTCAGAGGAAATCAGGGAAAAATGTCAAGAACTTAGGGAAAAGTTTGAAAAGGGGGAAATTACCAAAGAAGCATTGCAAGAAGAAATGAAGGAACTGATGCCAGAAGGATTTCAAATGAAAGTAAGAGGTCTTGGGAATCAAGAGGAGCTTTCAGAAGAAGTAAAGGAAAAGTTGCAAGAGCTTAGAGAAAAATTACAAAGTGGAGAAATTACCAAAGAAGCATTGCAAGAAGAAATGAAGGAACTGATACCAGAAGGATTTCAAATGAAAGTAAGGGGTTTTGGGAATCAAGAGGAGCTTTCAGAAGAAGTAAAGGAAAAGTTGCAAGAGCTTAGAGAAAAATTACAAAGTGGAGAAATTACCAAAGAAGCATTGCAAGAAGAAATGAAGGAACTGATGCCAAAAGAGCTTCAGCTTAGAAGAGAAAAACTTGGCAATGAAGAAGCCAAACAGTTAAAGCTAGAGAGTTTTTCATTATAGAAATTAAATAAGCTAACTATTTAGCTTTCTGCAAACATGAAAATACAGTTCTAAAGACGTGTTAAGGCACGTCTTTTTTGATATACTTAAGAGGAGGAGGTATAGCATATGTCATTTCGAATCTATTTAGTAGAGGATGATCCAAATTTAAACTTGGTTTTAACCTCTTACCTGCAGAAGGAAGGTTGGCAGATTTCTTCCTTTTTGGCAGGGGTGGAAGCAAGGCAGGCTATTCATAATACGCCTGATTTATGGATATTGGATATTATGCTTCCTGATATAGATGGTTATCAACTTATTAGAGAAATTAAGGCAAATAGCTTGCAAACACCTGTTATCTTTATCTCTGCAAGAGATGCTGATATAGATAGAGTGGTTGGTTTAGAATTGGGGAGTGATGATTATCTACCTAAGCCATTTCTTCCCAGAGAGTTAGTAATCCGTACTAGAAGGCTACTGGAGAGAGTATATCATACTAATACTACATTTCAAACAATTCCTCCCTATAGTATATATGAAGCAAGTAGAACGGTTAAGTTACAGGAAACCATCATTGACTTAACCTCTAAGGAATTTGATCTTCTTATTCTTTTTACAAAAAATCAAGGACGCGCTCTTTCAAGAGAGCAAATTCTTATGCATATTTGGGGGGATAACTATTTTGGAAGTGATCGTGTAGTAGATGATCTCGTTAGACGATTAAGAAAAAAGATGTCGTTTTTATCTATAGAGACGATGTATGGTTATGGATATAGGATGGTAAGGTCAT
The sequence above is drawn from the Clostridium formicaceticum genome and encodes:
- the trpB gene encoding tryptophan synthase subunit beta produces the protein MEKTNGYFGEFGGAFVPEALQNVLAEVAENFYQYIEDPEFLQELQYYQKQYIGRENPLYYAEGLTQRIGGAKIYLKREDLNHTGAHKINNAIGQALLAKKMNKKRIIAETGAGQHGVATATVCALMGLDCTIYMGEIDTKRQELNVFRMEMLGAKVVPVTSGTATLKDAVDAALEDFVTNAEDTFYLLGSAVGPHPYPTMVREFQSIIGIEARRQILEAEGRLPDYLVACVGGGSNAIGLFHPFVKDEEVKIIGVEPAGKGLETEEHAASISKGTVGVIHGFKCYTLQDENGEPLPVHSIAAGLDYPGVGPEHSYYKSVGRGEYVAVTDDEALDAFFLLSKTEGIIPAIESAHAVAYATKLAKELSSDQIIIVNLSGRGDKDVKQVKEMIEDK
- a CDS encoding IS256 family transposase gives rise to the protein MSNIPKEVLKNYIKEQNFSNPNEVLAAMKEMFRDVLQEALEAEMDEQLGYDRYDMSDKETPNRRNGYSKKTIKSELGPVDLNIPRDRHGDYDPKIIPKYQRNVTGIEEKVMALYAAGMTTRDISEQIKNLYDVDISADMVSNITNRILPLVSEWQNRPLEKRYSFVFMDAIHYKVREDKQVVVKAAYVVLGVNMDGVKEVLGIWIGANESSKFWLSVLNDLKNRGVQEVLIFCVDGLSGFKEAIGAVYPFAQIQRCIIHQLRASMRYIPYKDKKAFVADLKAVYTSVNEEMALENLLHAKEKWCNKYPNAIKSWEDNWDNISTFLMFPDYIRRIMYTTNAIESLNSQFRKVTKTKLIFPTDESLMKMLYLATERVSKKWTRGYGDWDRVLSQLNILFKKEDVV
- a CDS encoding flotillin family protein, which gives rise to MGQPYGVILVTVIVVIIFGTVAALFARYKKCPSDKVLVVYGKVGQGEVGNNSSKCIHGGAAFIWPVIQHYEFLDLTPISIEVNLQKALSKQNIRVDVPSRFTVGVSTEPGVMQNAAERLLGLKLAEIQELAKDIIFGQLRLVIATMDIEEINTDRDKFLEAVSSNVETELKKIGLRLINVNVTDINDESGYIDALGKEAAAKAVNDAKKSVAEKDRDGAIGEAKAHRDQRVQVAEANATAVEGENRSKITIANSEAERREKAAEAERKATAAEKIQSARALEEAYFAEEEAEKARAKREKATKEADVIVRAEIEKQKLEIEAEAQAEEFRRKAKGEADAIFAKMDAEARGTKEMLVKQAEGFSKIVEAAGGDTDKAVMLMIADKLPELIKIQVEAIKGINIDKVTVWDNTGGKEGGKTATANFLSGMMQSLPPLEDVFNSAGLQLPEYLLKKQTTPQADFISKEKKENYVDVEEDDLKPQEAEAES
- a CDS encoding response regulator transcription factor, which encodes MSFRIYLVEDDPNLNLVLTSYLQKEGWQISSFLAGVEARQAIHNTPDLWILDIMLPDIDGYQLIREIKANSLQTPVIFISARDADIDRVVGLELGSDDYLPKPFLPRELVIRTRRLLERVYHTNTTFQTIPPYSIYEASRTVKLQETIIDLTSKEFDLLILFTKNQGRALSREQILMHIWGDNYFGSDRVVDDLVRRLRKKMSFLSIETMYGYGYRMVRS